The proteins below come from a single Amorphus orientalis genomic window:
- a CDS encoding NAD-dependent succinate-semialdehyde dehydrogenase — MTRPAAFNGYADPHRHAAGLYIGGNWLAGDGIAVIDPSTGDLLVEVADAGVDEALSAVDAAEAAAAGWRSTAPRERSEILRRWFELMRERAEELAVLISLENGKALADARGEVAYAAEFFRWYAEEATRIGGEFRHTPSGAHNILVDHEPIGIAVLITPWNFPAAMATRKIAPALAAGCTVILKPAAETPLTAYAMARLGEEAGVPAGVVNVLTTAQPGPVTAAMLADPRVRKLSFTGSTGVGRTLLAEAAKSVVHCSMELGGNAPFLVFDDADLEAALDGAMIAKMRNGGEACTAANRFYVQSGIHDAFVEGLAARMAALKIGPGYDPQTQCGPMITPQAVDKIDRLVADARARGARVVTGGDRLTRDGFYYPPTVLENVPTDAEIAHEEIFGPVAPVYRFRTEDEAVQLANDTEHGLAAYVYSRDIMQAMRVGRRIDTGMIGINRGLMSDPAAPFGGTKQSGLGREGGVTGILEFLEPKYFAVEF, encoded by the coding sequence ATGACTCGTCCCGCGGCCTTTAACGGCTATGCCGATCCGCACCGCCATGCTGCCGGGCTCTACATCGGCGGGAACTGGCTCGCAGGAGACGGAATCGCGGTGATCGACCCATCGACCGGGGACCTCCTCGTCGAGGTCGCCGACGCGGGTGTCGATGAAGCCCTGAGCGCGGTGGATGCGGCCGAGGCGGCAGCAGCCGGATGGCGCAGCACCGCGCCGCGGGAACGTTCGGAAATCCTGCGGCGCTGGTTCGAGCTGATGCGCGAGCGTGCCGAGGAACTCGCGGTCCTGATCTCGCTGGAGAACGGCAAGGCGCTCGCGGACGCTCGCGGCGAAGTGGCCTATGCGGCCGAATTCTTTCGATGGTACGCGGAAGAAGCCACCCGGATCGGCGGCGAATTCCGTCACACCCCCTCCGGGGCGCACAATATCCTTGTCGACCATGAACCGATCGGAATTGCGGTCCTCATCACGCCCTGGAATTTCCCGGCGGCGATGGCGACCCGCAAGATCGCTCCGGCGCTTGCCGCCGGTTGCACCGTCATTCTCAAGCCCGCGGCCGAGACACCGTTGACCGCCTACGCCATGGCACGCCTCGGCGAAGAGGCCGGAGTTCCCGCCGGGGTGGTGAACGTGCTGACGACCGCGCAGCCGGGACCGGTAACGGCGGCCATGCTGGCCGATCCCCGGGTCCGCAAACTCTCCTTCACGGGCTCCACCGGTGTCGGCCGGACGCTGTTGGCCGAAGCGGCAAAATCCGTCGTGCACTGCTCCATGGAGCTGGGCGGCAACGCGCCTTTCCTGGTCTTCGACGACGCCGATCTCGAGGCAGCGCTCGACGGAGCTATGATCGCCAAGATGCGAAATGGCGGCGAGGCCTGCACGGCCGCCAACCGCTTCTATGTGCAGAGCGGCATCCACGACGCCTTCGTGGAGGGGCTGGCTGCGCGCATGGCGGCCCTTAAGATTGGCCCGGGCTATGATCCGCAGACTCAATGCGGACCGATGATCACGCCCCAGGCCGTCGACAAGATCGATCGGCTCGTCGCCGATGCCAGGGCACGCGGTGCCCGCGTCGTGACCGGCGGCGACCGGCTGACCAGAGATGGCTTCTACTATCCACCCACCGTGCTGGAAAACGTGCCGACCGACGCGGAGATCGCCCACGAGGAAATCTTCGGACCTGTGGCGCCGGTGTACCGGTTCCGGACCGAAGACGAGGCCGTGCAGCTCGCCAACGACACGGAACATGGCCTTGCCGCCTACGTCTATTCGCGCGACATCATGCAGGCGATGCGCGTTGGACGGCGGATCGACACCGGAATGATCGGCATCAACCGCGGCCTGATGTCGGATCCGGCCGCCCCGTTCGGCGGCACGAAGCAGAGCGGCCTGGGCCGCGAAGGCGGGGTGACGGGGATCCTGGAGTTCCTGGAACCAAAGTATTTCGCCGTCGAGTTCTGA